tttgcaaaggcctgcagggataggatgaaaggcaatggcttcaaactagagaagagcagatttagactggatgttaggaacaagttttgcaccatgagggtggtagaacactggaactggttgcccagggaggtggttgtggccccatccctggagatattccaggtgaggctggacagggctctgggcaacctagtctagttgaggatgtccctactgactgcagggaggttggactggatgacctttggtggtcccttccaacccagaccattctaagattctatgactctattgcCTTGACACCTTGAATCTCCAGAAGATTTTGGTTAGAAATCCTGGGTCATGGAGTGCATTTTTATATGTACTAAAAGAGACATCTTACATAGGTGATGGACTTCTTATCAGCTGAAACCCTGAATTCCATGTAGAAGGGACAGCTGGCCAAATGCCAAGGATGACTGAGATATAAATGCAAGAGAAATAACAGTTTTAATTTGCTTTACTTGGAGTCATGTCTTTTTCTGCCCTTTGCTGCTTTTAAATGTTTCCTTTATACAAAATGCCATGGTTCAGCGCACTTGAAAATTAAAGACTCCCAGGTAAGATCAAGGTTTGAGTCTGTCCATTcatgaaaggaaattaaaatcaCCCTTAAAAGTCCCACTTTTTATTATACTGATAGAAACCACCCAGAAAATACCAGAAGGAAGACAAATACTCAGTCTTCAATGGACTGTTTTGTCTTATTGTATTTTGCTGGTTGGTTAATTAAGAGATGAATGTAGGCACGGTTAGAAACTAGTGGTCAGAGTCTGATCTTATCCCCTCTGTCCCGACCCCAACTGGATGGCAAACCCAGGCACGTTAAATATCCAGGCACAGAGATCAATGCCACTCAATGCAAGGAGTTGGGGAGAACAAAATGCTTCTGAGGCTAATTAAAAACGAGACATTACCATTAAAAATGTGTAAGTACCTTGACAAACGTTTCCCCCTTCTCCATCCGAACAAATCTGACAATCACTGCAGGGTGCTGCCGGGGAATTGCGCTTGTCATGACTCCAAGAAGTAACTTCCCAGCCAAACTTGGTGAAACTTCACTCATGTTGTTCCTCTGTAACCTACTTTCCCCTGATTTCATCAATctgcctcacacacacacaagctcgGTTGGCGCTGGGTAAAATGTTTGATAATAGCACATTTAATAAAGCTCATTTAAATGCGCTAATTTGTAGAGATTTGCCAGGGGCTTTGAAACTTCAGAAAATGTGTAAATTTAACAGTTTGGCTGTGATAACAGCTCAGACAGTGGAAATTAAGCCCCCTGCATTACAATCATGTTCAAAGTGGACGCCTATTTTATTGCCAAAGAAGCACGGCGCAAAAAAACAGCGAAGGAAACCAAGCTGACCAAAGACATTCCAGGGCTAAAGCACAGCCACCCCACTTTGTCTttctggatccacagctcctgaATTTGGTCAATGTACTGACTCAACACCACAGCCTCAAGCGTACCTTGAGGTCTCATTTAAAGACTACCTGGATCCCTCTTTGCAAACAAGTGTTGGAGTGAAAAGCGGAGTCACTCTCATGCAGTGgatccctggcagagctgggagactGTGTGCTGAGGGCCATTAATTCTGGGTCCCTCACACCAGTTGTCAGTCTTCCAGCTCACGCTAGATGAGTTTGCTACTGTCTGCTCTAATTTCTACTCTGGGTATCAAATGCTAATAGATTATATTCTAGTGTGGTGATAGCAGATTGGTTAGGAGCCCAGCTGCACGCCAGGTGAtagcaagaagcagcagagaaaaaaaaacaacccagtgtTCAGCTCTTCACAGCGATGCATCAAGGAGTTTCACCTCTACTAGAGGAATTCTTCACGTTCTACACAGCATTTAGATGGTAACTAAGTGATCACTATCATCTGAATTGCAGAAAATGTCAGCTTTCCTTGAAGATATCCTTGCAATTTTTAGGGCTACTGCTGCAGATCTCTTCCCAAATTGCTATACAGGAGAAGGCATTAAGACCTCCTCCATAAAggcttgcagggctgcagtctTTTAAGGGATAGAGCCTTATGGCTTTGAAGCCTTTTTCAGGATCTTTAAatttaaagtaattttttttccccagctaatTGCATAAATTAGCAATTTATTCAGAAATTCAATCTGGGATATATTCTTGGACAAGTTTtattgtgttgtttgtttgtttttcagtctcTTCTGCTTGAATGCTCTTCCCTCTTGGTTATCATTACTTTCCTTCCTGCTTTTgtctactgaaaaaaaaccccacacaccacCAGAATTAAGGTGTGCTGCAACCAGTGGACACTGGCATAAACAGCCTGCTTTGAATAAACCAGCACGGTTTGGGGAGAGGAAGAACACATTCAGCTTTCCTGCCTGAATTCTAAAGCACAGGAGAGGTTCATATGCTACTAAAGCACCACAGCTTTGCTTCGAGACCACTGAAAATGCGAGGGTCgtgaacagcagcaaaacataACAGAGCTGGGAGCATGAAAGCACATTGATTCCCTGGTTCTGAAACCACAAAAGTGTTTTACATTTGTAATTTATTTAAGACTTGGTTCTTGGCAAGTCCATTTGTAATGAATCCCCTTTCATGCATTTTTATGCACGAGAGGCTCGAGTTTCGCAGGACTTCTGTAAAACAACTTGTACTGCATCAAATCACTGCATTCCTTGATCGCTACCAGCAGACACTCGCAGCAGCCAGCCACGCTCAGGCacaaccagcagctccaggatttCCCAGCTCTGCAAACAGAGACTTCCAAATGGagatttgtttgcttgtttgttaaCCAAAAATAATATGGttgtgaaaagaaaaggaaaggaaggaaggtaaATGTAGCAGGTTTGCTCTGCCTCCAGCATTCCACGACCGGTGCTGGCTCAAAATTAGCACCATCTCCTGCACTACTTGCATTTCCCTGTGAAACTTCTTCATGCAGAATCGTGAGCTGTCAGCTCGGATCACCTTCACCAGCACACAGGCTCGAGCCTCTCTTTCCTAACGGGGAAAGATGGCCAGTGTTTTCCTGACAGAAGCACCCTCTCTTTTccagtcaggaaaaaaatgacagagagaagagaaagagagagcgaGAGAGGGAGTGAGTTCATTGCCAATGCATTTCCCATCGATAATGAGGACTGCAAATTATCAGGCAaggatttttatttccttttttttgtttgtttgttggtttttaggttgggtttttttaggtgCACGGAACAAAACCCAGCACAATCTGCAAGAACTTATTAACTAACTGGGCTTTAAACACCAACccccaaccaacaccaccaccccccacccccacccccattcggggttttttttttgcatgctgCTGCTATGATCAGAGTAACCTATAGATTGATCTTAGTTCCAAAGCACAGCAAGCTTTATGCTGCAAGAACGACAGTTTTGTGTGCCGTAGCGGACACTgcaaaggaagggggaaaaaaaaaagcccaaccaaacCAGCCAAGCctttaggaaaggcaggagctgaaCACACACCAAATATGCAGGATGGAAACAGACCAAATGTAATTAAAGCTTCTATGAAAGCAGACATTCCTatttgcagagctctgcctgcatttCTAGGAGGAAGAATGCACAGAATTCCAAATCATGCTCTATTTAGACAATGTCAGAAGAGAAACACatttcccccaccccacacacgcacacacacacacacacactccccccaccccaagactCCGCAAAGCAAATCTCAGCATCAGAATGAGAATGAAGAAGCAATCCAAAGATCCTGGGTTACAGATTCCTTTCCAAACCAAGAAATCAAGGTTGTCCCCTCTCCCGGCTACTAGTTTATAGATTCAGACCCTAAAACAAAAGCGacataaaaagaaattaaaaaataaagccaaTAAACATTATCAAAATGAAGAATCCTAAGAGCCAAGCTcgctcctcagcactgccctcgCTGTGTGTGAGAAATGGCGAGATAGGCTTAAAGTATTTTCCATTTCATCAAAGAGCATCTATTACTTTCCCGGCTCGCTCCAATGTTGGTTTTATGCCCACCCCTTTTCAATCTGCCCATGTCTGAGATGCACAGTGCAGGCGTACAATCCTGAGCAGCTTACGACACTCAGTGAACACTAGGTGCCTCTGCATGCTCTAGCAACACACTGCTcagctgaagggaagggattctTGCTGTCTCTCTCTGCTCTAAGCATCACCTAACAAGCAAAGCGAACAAAGAATGGGAAATAAAGCTACCCTTAGCCGGTCAGTGAATGAATGGTAATCTTTGCGTGGAGTAAAGGGTGTGCCGGTCAATGGTCGTTGCAAATGACGGACATTAAACAGATTGACAAATCCTGTGGAGTCGTTAGTAAAGAGTTTGGAGTCTTTTTCACGCCACAGTGTTAACTGCAGAGAAAAAGgacagagggagaaggagaagatcAAGCTCATGTACATAGTTCTGAAACTTGCAGGTCCTAGGAGTCAGCTAAAAAGCTAGCTGGACAAGCCTTTGGCTCTTTGAGCAGAAGCGAAGTGAGACATTGTGAGCTTGCCAGCCTTGCACAACATTGAAAGGGACTGAATTTGTAGCACAGAGGGGTCTTTTTTAGCTCTGCATATAATTAGTCCAAACACAAAGGAAGCAACTGAATGGAGGTTGTCACTCTCTGGAAAAGGGTGGGTAAGACACTTTTTAATTAAATTCTTTCatgaagaaagatttttttttttttcctctctctctctctctctctctctgtttttttttttttcctcctttgctgCAGCATTTAACATGAACAAAATCACTATCATTTTACCTATGAATGTCTGCGAACTTTaatgctgcacagctgctcctgcatgCTCTGAAGTGAAATATTTGCCTctgtgtttgttctgttttgctgttttgctttggtttcctgGCTTTGTTtcgttggttggttggtgggtttcggttgggtttgggtttttttttttggtttgatcttttttttttttgggggggggggggggggagggaggttgggtcggtttttttccccccccttaaaTAAAATATGATGTAGAATTCGCAAAGATTCAATGGACATTCTCAAGCAAATTTGGAAATATTCTTGCTAATGGATTTCCTTCTTATCGGTCTCTGTTTAAACTGGCTGCTGAGGAAGCCCCCGGGGTTGATTTTGTGTACGCTGGGTATCTTTGCTAAAATGCTTCCAGCCGTGCATAGTGGGTGTCCACAGCTCTGCCGGTGTGAGGGCAGGCTTTTGTACTGTGAATCACTGAATCTCACAGAGATGCCTCGCAACCTGTCGGGCATGATGGGCTTGTCTCTGCGGTACAACAGCCTTTCAGAGCTGCATGATGGACAGTTCACAGGGTTAATGCAGCTCACGTGGCTCTATCTGGATCACAATCACATTTGCTCAGTGGAGGGGAATGCCTTTCAAAAATTGCGGCGAGTTAAAGAGCTCACCCTGAGTTCCAACAAAATCACCCAACTGCCCAACACCACTTTCCGCCCCATGCCCAACTTGCGCAGTGTGGATTTATCGTACAACAACCTGCAGTCTCTGGAGCCCGACCTGTTCCACGGGCTGAGGAAACTGACAACTTTGCACATGCGGTCGAACGCCATCAAGTTCGTGCCCGTGAGAATTTTTCAGGACTGTCGCAGCCTGAAGTTTCTAGACATAGGATACAATCAGTTAAAGAGCCTGGCTCGGAACTCTTTTGCGGGCTTGTTCAAACTCACTGAGCTGCACCTCGAGCACAATGACTTGGTGAAGGTGAATTTAGCCCATTTTCCCAGGCTCATCTCCCTGCACTCCCTCTGCTTGCGAAGGAATAAAGTTACCATCGTGGTAAACACTTTGGACTGGATATGGCAACTGGAAAAAATGGATCTCTCCGGCAACGAAATCGAGTACATCGAACCTCACGTCTTCGAAAGCGTACCTCACCTCAAGTCCCTGCAGCTGGACTCCAACCGCCTGACCTACATCGACTCCCGAGTGCTGGACTCCTGGAAGTCCCTGACGAGCATCAGCCTTTCTGCCAATGCCTGGGACTGCAGCCGCAATGTCTGTGCCCTGGCCTCCTGGCTGAGCAACTTCAAGGGTCGCTACGacagcaacctgctctgtgccaccccCGAGTACGCGCAGGGCGAGGATGTTTTGGACGCGGTGTACGCCTTCCACTTGTGCGAAGACGCCGTGGACCCTACCAGCACCAACACCTTCTCCCCAGTAACCAACAACAGCGACCAGACCTTCAGCTACGGCTCTGCCACCGCCACCTACGACGTGCAGGACGGTGACGGGGACCCCACCACCTACGCCATAACCGTGACCATGCCGGGCGAGAACTCGGAGAACGCCGTTCAGATTCACAAGGTGGTGACGGGGACCATGGCActgattttttccttcctcatcgTGGTTTTAGTGTTGTATGTCTCCTGGAAGTGCTTTCCAGCCAGCTTGAGGCATCTAAGACAGTGCTTTGTAACACAGCGccgaaagcagaagcagaaacagaCCATGCATCAAATGGCTGCCATGTCAGCCCAGGAGTATTATGTTGATTACAAACCCAACCACATTGAGGGAGCCCTGGTGATCATTAATGAGTATGGATCTTGTTCCTGTCACCAGCAGCCAGCGAGGGAATGCGAGGTGTGATTTTCCTTGGGGATTTAAGCAGTGTGCAACCAAATATCAGCGTGCAGGCAGACAGTGGCacggggctggggtggggggggtgggtggttgCTGGGCTTTGCTGGTGGTTTCCAATGTGCTCCTCTGCCCAAGTTGTTAAGAGGGGCTGTCCAAAAGACTTGATATTTTAGCTTTATCGTgtcttaaaaaccttcaggacAGTCAATCTTAAGATTTCATACGCTAATACTCCCTTGGAAGATCTGTCAATATTCAGGAATCTGAGagtgtaaaaacaaaacaaaacaaaacaataccaacaaacccaacaacaacaaaaggtaCCAATTATTGATCTTTTGTAAACTAAGAACActgtttaaaataataaaaagaaaaaaaacagcatTTACAGTTTTTACAGCCTGGTGTACGTTACCTGACTTGTTCCCTGCATACCAAATGCAACAGCTTAAcctcctctttttccctccccctcttcatACTACCGAGTGTTGAAATGAGAGTCTAGGAGCAAAGAAGCCACCTAAAATAGAAAGCTTAAGCTTTTAACTCAATTGGATGGCTTCCCATTGTATCTAGTACACATTCACGTCCGTCCTGGGACTGAAGATATGAAGCATGACACTGGAAATAGATTGGGtttgctgatgtgctgcctgcAACTGGAGCTTGTGCCCCTCAGAAAAGTTCAAAGTCTTGACAGTGTCCCTGGGACAGGGTTTCTCGGGATTGTTA
This genomic window from Dryobates pubescens isolate bDryPub1 chromosome 23, bDryPub1.pri, whole genome shotgun sequence contains:
- the LRRTM1 gene encoding leucine-rich repeat transmembrane neuronal protein 1, which produces MDFLLIGLCLNWLLRKPPGLILCTLGIFAKMLPAVHSGCPQLCRCEGRLLYCESLNLTEMPRNLSGMMGLSLRYNSLSELHDGQFTGLMQLTWLYLDHNHICSVEGNAFQKLRRVKELTLSSNKITQLPNTTFRPMPNLRSVDLSYNNLQSLEPDLFHGLRKLTTLHMRSNAIKFVPVRIFQDCRSLKFLDIGYNQLKSLARNSFAGLFKLTELHLEHNDLVKVNLAHFPRLISLHSLCLRRNKVTIVVNTLDWIWQLEKMDLSGNEIEYIEPHVFESVPHLKSLQLDSNRLTYIDSRVLDSWKSLTSISLSANAWDCSRNVCALASWLSNFKGRYDSNLLCATPEYAQGEDVLDAVYAFHLCEDAVDPTSTNTFSPVTNNSDQTFSYGSATATYDVQDGDGDPTTYAITVTMPGENSENAVQIHKVVTGTMALIFSFLIVVLVLYVSWKCFPASLRHLRQCFVTQRRKQKQKQTMHQMAAMSAQEYYVDYKPNHIEGALVIINEYGSCSCHQQPARECEV